From the genome of Halorussus caseinilyticus, one region includes:
- a CDS encoding ubiquinol-cytochrome c reductase iron-sulfur subunit — MAEADDKYPEESGRRRFVKGVVGSAALTGVGTAAAASINSATAPTGAGGGIIQYFGVENVAGPAPRAMPQIPIEIDDEGFLKGVWPEPQTVTEQGREIIVAETQLGGITYSSEWFQYCGVQTYPGVEPDADQDNFFRYSGSAPYEWQQEEVEPGDRVNVEDFSDYETWGNGIGEDGLGKPALATWRSQDVPASGTMPVQILRSPRIQRMADKGDQWLSASTEEGFLANLNKCTHFCCVPGFKTLPDSSKFGAENEIYCQCHQSVYDPFSIVQLSFVALPRPEE; from the coding sequence ATGGCTGAAGCCGACGACAAGTATCCCGAGGAATCGGGGCGACGGCGGTTCGTGAAGGGCGTCGTCGGGAGCGCCGCGCTCACGGGAGTCGGCACCGCGGCGGCGGCGAGCATCAACTCCGCCACCGCGCCGACCGGGGCAGGTGGCGGTATCATCCAGTACTTCGGCGTCGAGAACGTCGCCGGGCCTGCGCCGCGGGCGATGCCCCAGATTCCGATAGAGATAGACGACGAGGGGTTCCTCAAGGGCGTCTGGCCCGAACCCCAGACCGTGACCGAACAGGGCCGCGAGATAATTGTCGCCGAGACGCAGTTGGGCGGCATCACCTACTCCAGCGAGTGGTTCCAGTACTGCGGCGTCCAGACGTACCCCGGCGTCGAACCCGACGCCGACCAAGACAACTTCTTCCGGTACTCGGGGTCGGCACCGTACGAGTGGCAACAGGAGGAAGTCGAACCCGGCGACAGGGTAAACGTCGAGGACTTCAGCGACTACGAGACGTGGGGCAACGGCATCGGAGAGGACGGTCTGGGCAAACCCGCGCTGGCGACGTGGCGCTCGCAGGACGTGCCCGCCAGCGGGACGATGCCGGTCCAGATACTCCGGAGTCCCCGGATTCAGCGGATGGCGGACAAAGGCGACCAGTGGCTCTCGGCCAGCACCGAGGAGGGGTTCCTCGCTAACTTGAACAAATGCACCCACTTCTGTTGCGTGCCGGGGTTCAAGACGCTCCCGGACAGTAGCAAGTTCGGCGCGGAGAACGAAATCTACTGCCAGTGTCACCAGTCGGTGTACGACCCGTTCAGCATCGTCCAGTTGTCTTTCGTGGCGCTCCCGCGTCCCGAGGAGTAG
- the cheA gene encoding chemotaxis protein CheA, translating into MEDYLQDFIRESEENVTELNNSLLELEDDPGDEAAMDSIFRTAHTLKGNFGAMGFQDESDLAHAIEDLLDEIRQGRMEVTPEIMDLVFAGVDEIDRALGEIEEDGESDIDPEDIIADIREVIERGGAAADGDDADESADEDTADDESADADESATALDSIPVEDLDDPEALATADGDVFHVDVDMGNPDMKGVDAMFALEGLSDDLELLGAVPDVDSLNDGEYDDGFDAFVVGESTSDVKSVIESVGKISGGTVTPLDVDAIDVDAIDVESAGDASADGSSGTDAETRDESETTDESASGSTDTADDVIETGGDDADDGSSGSSSDDSTAEEIEAIQSVRVDVDQLDDLHGQVEQLVTSRIKLRRSVEQSQLDSAEDHLDELDKITSSLQDTVMDMRLVPLKKVVNKFPRLVRDLAREQEKEIDFRMEGTDIELDRTILDEISDPLMHLLRNAVDHGIEPPEEREAAGKPAEGKIRLRGFRERDRVTIEVEDDGGGIDANAIRTKAIQKDILTREEAEKLSKEEAQKLVFHAGFSTNDEVTDVSGRGVGMDVVQDTVSRLDGEIRVDSEPGEGTTISLSLPVTVAIVKVLFVQSGDEEYGIPIKNVDEIRRMEDVQTVEGEEVVTHDDTVYPLVRLGEALNVPGETKNGDGMLVRVKESERKVAIHCDAVSRQEEVVVKPFEGILSGIPGLSGAAVLGEGDVVTILDVETL; encoded by the coding sequence ATGGAAGATTACTTACAGGATTTCATACGTGAGAGCGAAGAGAACGTCACGGAGTTGAACAACTCCCTGCTCGAACTGGAAGACGACCCCGGCGACGAGGCCGCGATGGACTCGATATTCCGGACGGCCCACACGCTGAAGGGCAACTTCGGCGCGATGGGCTTTCAGGACGAGAGCGACCTCGCACACGCCATCGAGGACCTGTTAGACGAGATTCGGCAGGGTCGGATGGAAGTCACGCCCGAAATCATGGACCTCGTGTTCGCGGGCGTGGACGAAATCGACCGTGCGCTCGGCGAAATCGAGGAGGACGGCGAGTCCGACATCGACCCCGAAGACATCATCGCGGACATCCGTGAGGTCATCGAACGCGGCGGCGCGGCGGCCGACGGTGACGACGCCGACGAATCCGCCGACGAGGACACCGCGGACGACGAGAGCGCCGACGCCGACGAGTCGGCGACGGCGCTCGACTCGATTCCCGTCGAGGACCTCGACGACCCGGAGGCACTCGCTACCGCCGACGGCGACGTGTTCCACGTAGACGTGGACATGGGCAACCCCGACATGAAGGGCGTAGACGCGATGTTCGCCCTCGAGGGTCTGAGCGACGACCTCGAACTGCTCGGGGCGGTCCCCGACGTGGACTCGCTCAACGACGGTGAGTACGACGACGGCTTCGACGCCTTCGTCGTCGGCGAGAGCACGAGCGACGTGAAGTCCGTCATCGAGTCCGTCGGCAAAATCTCGGGCGGGACGGTGACGCCCCTTGACGTGGATGCAATCGACGTGGATGCAATCGACGTGGAGAGCGCGGGCGACGCGAGCGCCGACGGGTCTTCCGGAACCGACGCCGAGACGAGAGACGAGAGCGAGACGACCGACGAATCGGCGAGCGGTTCGACCGACACCGCCGACGACGTGATAGAGACGGGCGGCGACGATGCGGACGACGGGTCGTCGGGTTCCTCCAGCGACGACTCCACCGCCGAGGAAATCGAGGCGATTCAGTCGGTGCGCGTGGACGTGGACCAGTTGGACGACCTGCACGGACAGGTCGAACAACTCGTCACGAGCCGAATCAAACTTCGCCGGTCGGTCGAACAGTCCCAGCTCGACAGCGCCGAGGACCACCTCGACGAACTCGACAAGATTACGTCGAGTCTACAGGACACCGTGATGGACATGCGGCTAGTCCCGCTGAAGAAGGTGGTCAACAAGTTCCCGCGCCTCGTTCGTGACCTCGCCCGCGAACAGGAGAAGGAGATAGACTTCCGGATGGAGGGGACCGACATCGAGTTGGACCGCACCATCTTGGACGAGATTAGCGACCCGCTGATGCATCTGCTCCGGAACGCGGTGGACCACGGCATCGAACCGCCGGAGGAGCGCGAGGCGGCGGGCAAACCGGCCGAGGGGAAGATTCGGCTCCGAGGCTTCCGCGAGCGTGACCGCGTGACCATCGAAGTCGAGGACGACGGCGGCGGCATCGACGCCAACGCCATCCGGACGAAAGCCATCCAGAAGGACATCCTGACCCGCGAAGAGGCCGAGAAGTTGAGCAAGGAGGAGGCCCAGAAACTCGTCTTCCACGCTGGCTTCTCGACCAACGACGAGGTGACGGACGTGAGCGGACGCGGCGTCGGCATGGACGTGGTTCAAGATACCGTCTCCCGACTCGACGGCGAGATTCGGGTGGACAGCGAACCCGGCGAGGGGACGACAATCAGCCTCTCGTTGCCGGTCACGGTCGCCATCGTGAAGGTTCTCTTCGTCCAGTCGGGCGACGAGGAGTACGGCATCCCCATCAAGAACGTGGACGAGATTCGCCGGATGGAAGACGTACAGACCGTCGAAGGCGAGGAAGTCGTCACCCACGACGACACGGTGTATCCCCTCGTGCGACTCGGCGAGGCGCTGAACGTCCCCGGCGAGACGAAGAACGGCGACGGTATGCTGGTTCGGGTCAAGGAGTCCGAGCGGAAAGTCGCAATCCACTGCGACGCCGTGAGCCGTCAGGAAGAGGTCGTCGTCAAACCGTTCGAGGGCATCCTCAGCGGCATTCCCGGCCTGTCGGGTGCCGCGGTTCTCGGCGAGGGCGACGTGGTGACGATTCTGGACGTTGAAACACTGTAA
- a CDS encoding universal stress protein: MTAEHSDQSLLSHVLLPVADEEDAESSSLALEPYAPERVTTLHVVEKGEGVPDKTPVEQSEDIAQAAFETVRQVFPDAEDRTAYRRDVVEAILEVAEDVDASAIAFRPREGGRLARFLSGGRTTQIVTEADRPVVVLPREGEGG, from the coding sequence ATGACTGCCGAACACTCCGACCAATCACTCCTATCGCACGTCCTCCTGCCCGTGGCGGACGAAGAGGACGCCGAATCGTCGTCGCTCGCGCTCGAACCGTACGCTCCCGAGCGCGTGACTACCCTCCACGTCGTTGAGAAGGGCGAAGGCGTCCCGGACAAGACGCCGGTCGAGCAGTCCGAGGACATCGCACAAGCGGCCTTCGAGACCGTCCGTCAGGTGTTCCCCGACGCCGAGGACCGCACCGCGTACCGCCGGGACGTGGTTGAGGCCATCCTCGAGGTGGCCGAGGACGTAGACGCGAGCGCCATCGCGTTCCGCCCGCGCGAGGGAGGCCGACTCGCCCGATTCCTCTCCGGCGGTCGCACGACCCAAATCGTCACCGAGGCCGACCGGCCGGTGGTCGTACTCCCGCGGGAGGGTGAGGGCGGATGA
- a CDS encoding TrmB family transcriptional regulator encodes MSVQRPTTPARELPTELESPRAKLIYLYLRPAAASIDELQADLDVEKITLYSILRTLRERGLVEKRDEQFAVAE; translated from the coding sequence ATGAGCGTTCAACGACCGACGACACCCGCCAGAGAACTGCCGACGGAACTGGAGTCGCCGCGCGCGAAACTAATTTACTTGTACCTTCGACCCGCGGCGGCGTCGATAGACGAGTTACAGGCGGACCTCGATGTCGAGAAAATCACGCTGTACAGTATCCTTCGGACGCTCCGCGAGCGCGGACTCGTGGAGAAACGAGACGAACAGTTCGCAGTGGCCGAGTAG
- a CDS encoding chemotaxis protein CheW — translation MIVSESAMQVEETDAEPGDGTDAPDSPEVEDVATRQVVEFRLGEDYCAVDIDEVDSIVEIKKVTRIPRTPDSIDGVMDLRGETTAIINPRTFLGIEGDAPERHEQNILVLDRPDDKQKIGIRVDEVLEVATYPEDKIDTDEDLSDLDTRGIEQKVSRGIIRKPNGDGLDLVVWVDIDAIIDQLK, via the coding sequence ATGATTGTATCAGAGAGTGCCATGCAGGTCGAAGAGACCGACGCCGAACCCGGTGACGGAACCGACGCGCCCGACTCCCCCGAAGTCGAGGACGTTGCGACCAGACAGGTCGTGGAGTTCCGACTCGGCGAGGACTACTGCGCGGTCGATATAGACGAGGTGGACAGCATCGTAGAGATAAAGAAGGTGACGCGCATCCCGCGGACGCCCGACTCCATCGACGGCGTGATGGACCTCCGCGGGGAGACCACCGCCATCATCAACCCGCGGACGTTCCTCGGCATCGAGGGCGACGCGCCCGAACGACACGAGCAGAACATCCTCGTGTTGGACCGTCCCGACGACAAGCAGAAAATCGGAATTCGAGTGGACGAGGTGTTGGAAGTCGCCACCTATCCCGAGGACAAAATCGACACCGACGAGGACCTCTCGGACCTCGACACGCGAGGCATCGAGCAGAAGGTCTCTCGGGGCATCATCCGCAAACCCAACGGCGACGGTCTCGACCTCGTGGTGTGGGTAGACATCGACGCCATCATCGACCAGTTGAAATGA
- a CDS encoding PQQ-binding-like beta-propeller repeat protein, whose amino-acid sequence MSTANSKGVLVAVAVLASVVLVGVGVVTTQNGGTDAEEGATLTANWVSDTERNVTGNHHVAVGGTVGDRSLVFAPISGEAHDDGHSHDHGHGHDHGSAESGASAGCGLVTLNGTDGGVRWTYEVPPENCTIHSVADPTLADVDGDGVREVLATSTEKTVVAFDAATSEVAFERNLSAYGYTRPVVANFTGDSRPEVVVVDVHGTVFVVRPGGEESADAETVWTRKLPADYVWGQPHVEDFDGDGSPELAVALGNGRLTLLDNDGSVAWNRSVGAGDSVTWFTTGQVDDDRPAELVTATSGGNVSLFDGEDGDRLWRKSFSAYAAVDAVGDGDDDGTAEVYATARDGNLRAIDAESGDVEWTTSLTTVNAQMTPPPVLGDVDGDGDAELVAASNDGRIAVVSPASGEILATYSRETPLWTNPTLADVDDDPAAEILATYGDGRIAALSYENETA is encoded by the coding sequence ATGTCTACAGCGAACTCGAAGGGAGTCCTCGTCGCCGTCGCCGTCCTCGCGTCGGTCGTTCTCGTGGGAGTCGGCGTCGTCACCACGCAGAACGGCGGAACCGACGCCGAGGAGGGGGCGACGCTCACGGCCAACTGGGTCAGCGACACGGAGCGCAACGTCACCGGAAACCACCACGTCGCGGTCGGGGGCACCGTCGGCGACCGGTCGCTCGTGTTCGCGCCCATCAGCGGCGAGGCCCACGACGACGGTCACAGCCACGACCACGGCCACGGCCACGACCACGGGAGCGCCGAATCGGGCGCGTCCGCCGGGTGCGGACTGGTCACGCTGAACGGGACCGACGGCGGCGTCCGCTGGACCTACGAGGTGCCCCCCGAAAACTGCACCATCCACTCCGTCGCGGACCCGACGCTGGCCGACGTGGACGGGGACGGCGTGCGCGAAGTTCTCGCCACCTCGACCGAGAAGACCGTCGTCGCGTTCGACGCGGCGACGAGCGAGGTGGCCTTCGAGCGCAACCTCTCGGCCTACGGCTACACCCGGCCGGTCGTAGCGAACTTCACGGGCGACTCCCGGCCGGAAGTCGTCGTGGTGGACGTTCACGGGACCGTCTTCGTCGTCCGACCCGGCGGCGAGGAATCGGCGGACGCCGAGACCGTCTGGACCCGAAAACTTCCGGCCGACTACGTGTGGGGCCAACCCCACGTCGAGGACTTCGACGGCGACGGGTCGCCCGAACTCGCCGTCGCTCTCGGTAACGGGCGACTCACCTTACTCGACAACGACGGAAGCGTGGCGTGGAACCGGTCGGTCGGCGCGGGCGACTCCGTGACGTGGTTCACCACCGGGCAGGTCGACGACGACCGACCGGCCGAACTCGTGACCGCCACCTCCGGCGGGAACGTCTCGCTGTTCGACGGCGAGGACGGCGACCGCCTCTGGCGGAAGTCGTTCAGCGCGTACGCCGCAGTCGATGCGGTCGGCGACGGCGACGACGACGGCACCGCCGAGGTGTACGCCACCGCGCGGGACGGGAACCTCCGGGCCATCGACGCCGAGTCGGGCGACGTGGAGTGGACGACGAGTCTCACCACGGTCAACGCCCAGATGACGCCGCCGCCGGTTCTGGGCGACGTGGACGGCGACGGGGACGCCGAACTCGTCGCGGCGTCGAACGACGGTCGAATCGCGGTCGTCAGTCCGGCCTCCGGCGAGATACTGGCGACGTACTCGCGCGAGACGCCGCTCTGGACGAATCCGACGCTGGCCGACGTGGACGACGACCCGGCGGCCGAGATACTGGCGACCTACGGCGACGGCCGGATTGCGGCACTGTCGTACGAAAACGAGACGGCCTGA
- the cheY gene encoding chemotaxis protein CheY, producing the protein MAKNVLIVDDSEFMRNLLREILEEEFEIVGEAENGVEAVELYEEHRPNLVMMDIVMPIRDGIEATSEIKEEDPDSNIIMCTSIGQEEKMKAAIKAGADGYITKPFQKPSVMDAIEDVVSA; encoded by the coding sequence ATGGCTAAGAACGTACTCATCGTAGACGATTCGGAATTTATGCGGAATCTACTCCGGGAGATACTCGAAGAGGAGTTCGAAATCGTGGGCGAGGCCGAGAACGGCGTCGAGGCGGTCGAACTCTACGAGGAACACCGACCCAACCTCGTGATGATGGACATCGTGATGCCGATTCGTGACGGCATCGAGGCCACTTCCGAAATCAAGGAAGAGGACCCCGATTCGAACATCATCATGTGTACGAGTATCGGACAGGAAGAGAAGATGAAAGCCGCAATCAAGGCGGGTGCGGACGGCTACATCACGAAACCGTTCCAGAAACCCAGCGTGATGGACGCCATCGAGGACGTAGTCTCAGCATGA
- a CDS encoding DUF7344 domain-containing protein, translated as MDFETAFDLLSNEHRRLVVAALDETGPVSRRQLTTELLARLETGDSDRTTRRQLRIALHHNHLPRLADAGVVKYDDGTVVPSPKLSTVRDWLEDANRDEDAPETAASLGDHLTAFYA; from the coding sequence ATGGATTTCGAAACCGCGTTCGACCTGTTGAGTAACGAACATCGACGCCTCGTCGTCGCCGCCCTCGACGAGACTGGCCCAGTCTCCCGACGGCAACTGACGACCGAACTCCTCGCCCGCCTCGAAACCGGCGACTCCGACCGGACGACCCGGCGGCAGTTGCGCATCGCACTTCATCACAACCACTTGCCGCGCTTGGCCGACGCTGGCGTCGTGAAGTACGACGACGGAACGGTCGTTCCGTCGCCGAAGTTGAGTACAGTCCGCGACTGGCTAGAAGACGCGAACCGAGACGAAGACGCGCCGGAGACGGCCGCCAGTCTCGGCGACCACCTGACGGCGTTCTACGCGTAG
- a CDS encoding amino acid permease produces the protein MSSDDEELAKDLGLLAALTIGVGTMIGAGIFVLPGQAAAAAGPAVALSFVVGGVISLFTALSASELGTAMPKAGGSYYYVNHALGPLFGCIAGWGNWMGLAFASAFYTLGFGEYLATFLPIPAIGLGIVTLSSFQIGALAAGLVFIAVNYVGAKETGRLQVFIVVTLVGILTLFSVLGFLQTDLSTLRPFFPAETGGATAILPATGLVFVSFLGFAKITTVAEELKNPGRNLPLAVVGSVLIVTTMYAIIMVVLMGVINWRQLSPEFTKTPVLDVAEIAFGTVGLAAVGVGLLTFAGLLATASSANASILASSRINFAMGRDRLISPKLNDIHPNFATPYRSIAVTGGLILLFIVVGDVKTLAKAGSVLHLIVYGLLNVALIIMRESNSEEYQPEFEVPLYPIVPVLGALTSFGLIAFMKPIEIGLALVFVVGGVVWYFAYARSKTEKQGILSEFILSRSEEMPDSAVTAASSMKPDGGQFRVMVPLANPEHEKDLITLASAFARQRNGILEAVHIITVPDQTSLEYAADHLDEHEHNYHEILDEAQRDAETFGVDVETHTIVSHRSFEEVFSTARSHDADLVVMGWGEDAHGSPGRVESALDDLGMDLPSDFLVLKDRGFDPEHVLVPTAGGPDSDLSAEVARLFRDAYDSEVTLLHVADDAAEGEAFLEEWATDHDLAHANLRVETGDVEQAIERAAEDCSMVILGATERGLVSRLVSGSLVADVAEGVDCSVLLAERAHKRGIADRLFGR, from the coding sequence ATGAGTTCGGACGACGAGGAACTCGCCAAGGACCTCGGTCTCCTCGCGGCGCTGACCATCGGCGTCGGGACGATGATTGGCGCGGGCATCTTCGTCCTGCCGGGGCAGGCGGCCGCGGCCGCGGGTCCGGCAGTTGCGCTCTCGTTCGTGGTCGGCGGCGTCATCTCACTTTTCACCGCGCTGTCGGCGTCCGAACTCGGCACCGCGATGCCGAAAGCCGGTGGGAGCTACTACTACGTCAACCACGCGCTCGGGCCGCTGTTCGGGTGTATCGCCGGATGGGGTAACTGGATGGGGTTGGCGTTCGCCAGCGCGTTCTACACCCTCGGATTCGGCGAGTACCTCGCTACGTTCCTCCCGATTCCCGCAATCGGACTCGGAATCGTCACGCTCTCGTCGTTCCAAATCGGCGCGCTCGCGGCCGGTCTCGTCTTCATCGCCGTCAACTACGTCGGCGCGAAGGAGACGGGTCGCCTACAAGTCTTCATCGTCGTCACGCTCGTCGGTATCCTCACGCTGTTCTCGGTGCTAGGGTTCCTCCAGACCGACCTCTCGACGCTCCGCCCGTTCTTCCCCGCCGAGACCGGCGGTGCGACCGCGATTCTTCCGGCGACGGGTCTAGTGTTCGTCTCGTTCCTCGGGTTCGCCAAGATTACCACGGTCGCGGAGGAACTCAAGAATCCGGGGCGAAACCTCCCGCTGGCCGTGGTCGGGAGCGTCCTCATCGTCACGACGATGTACGCCATCATCATGGTCGTCCTGATGGGCGTCATCAACTGGCGGCAACTCAGCCCCGAGTTCACCAAGACGCCGGTCCTCGACGTGGCGGAAATCGCGTTCGGAACCGTCGGTCTCGCGGCCGTCGGCGTCGGACTGCTCACGTTCGCCGGACTGCTCGCCACCGCGTCGAGCGCGAACGCTTCGATTCTGGCCTCCTCGCGCATCAACTTCGCCATGGGGCGGGACAGACTCATCAGCCCGAAACTCAACGACATCCACCCGAACTTCGCCACGCCGTACCGGAGCATCGCGGTCACGGGCGGTCTCATCCTGCTGTTCATCGTGGTCGGCGACGTGAAGACGCTGGCGAAGGCCGGGAGCGTCCTCCACCTCATCGTCTACGGTCTGTTGAACGTCGCGCTGATAATTATGCGCGAGTCGAACAGTGAGGAGTACCAACCGGAATTCGAGGTCCCGCTATACCCCATCGTTCCCGTCCTCGGCGCGTTGACTTCGTTCGGTCTCATCGCGTTCATGAAACCGATAGAAATCGGACTCGCGCTCGTCTTCGTCGTGGGCGGCGTCGTCTGGTACTTCGCGTACGCTCGCTCGAAGACCGAAAAGCAGGGCATCCTCTCGGAGTTCATCCTCTCGCGGAGCGAGGAGATGCCCGACTCGGCGGTCACGGCCGCGAGTTCGATGAAACCCGACGGCGGCCAGTTCCGGGTGATGGTGCCGCTTGCCAACCCCGAACACGAGAAGGACCTCATCACGCTGGCCAGCGCGTTCGCCAGACAGCGAAACGGGATTCTCGAAGCGGTCCACATCATCACGGTGCCCGACCAGACCTCGCTGGAGTACGCCGCCGACCACCTCGACGAACACGAGCATAACTACCACGAGATTCTGGACGAGGCCCAGCGAGACGCCGAGACGTTCGGCGTGGACGTGGAGACCCACACCATCGTCTCCCACCGGTCGTTCGAGGAAGTCTTCTCGACGGCCCGGTCCCACGACGCCGACCTCGTGGTGATGGGATGGGGCGAGGACGCCCACGGGTCGCCCGGACGGGTCGAGAGTGCGCTCGACGACCTCGGAATGGACCTGCCCAGCGACTTCCTCGTCCTCAAGGACCGCGGGTTCGACCCGGAACACGTCCTCGTGCCGACCGCGGGCGGTCCCGACTCGGACCTCAGCGCGGAGGTGGCGCGACTCTTCCGGGACGCCTACGACTCGGAGGTGACGCTCCTCCACGTCGCGGACGACGCCGCGGAGGGCGAGGCGTTCCTCGAAGAGTGGGCCACCGACCACGACCTCGCGCACGCCAACCTCCGGGTCGAGACCGGCGACGTGGAGCAGGCCATCGAACGCGCCGCCGAGGACTGCTCGATGGTCATCCTCGGTGCGACCGAGCGCGGTCTGGTCTCGCGGTTGGTCAGCGGGTCGCTGGTCGCGGACGTGGCCGAGGGCGTGGACTGCTCGGTCCTGCTGGCCGAACGCGCCCACAAGCGCGGCATCGCCGACCGACTGTTCGGGCGCTGA
- a CDS encoding DUF7500 family protein, with translation MSPMPDGGRDTDERVPLRPDEAKGSDDGSALSPDELDIEEEEQVVSLDDDRYVIGTDDRPSVPDDAGGGGSTGESSAAVPAADDDPTDDAPPAGEVDSGAVKQWLEDDLQGVSAQYGFHVSAKAEDAVSHQQMFSDDVGTVFDSLLRWYAQQLTTETAVEDVLGILLTESNVRVRYSPSCLQAILEAYDLGPDDTIADLFEKVQDDRGMVFPPENV, from the coding sequence ATGAGTCCGATGCCGGACGGCGGCCGAGACACCGACGAACGCGTCCCTCTGCGGCCTGACGAGGCCAAAGGTAGCGACGACGGGTCGGCGCTGTCACCGGACGAACTCGACATCGAAGAAGAAGAGCAAGTCGTCTCGCTGGACGACGACCGGTACGTCATCGGCACCGACGACCGGCCGAGTGTCCCCGACGACGCTGGCGGTGGCGGTTCGACTGGCGAGTCGTCCGCGGCGGTCCCCGCCGCGGACGACGACCCGACCGACGACGCGCCTCCGGCGGGCGAGGTGGACTCGGGCGCGGTCAAGCAGTGGCTCGAAGACGACTTGCAGGGGGTAAGCGCCCAGTACGGCTTCCACGTCAGCGCGAAGGCCGAGGACGCCGTTAGCCACCAGCAGATGTTCTCCGACGACGTGGGTACCGTCTTCGACAGTCTCCTGCGGTGGTACGCCCAGCAGTTGACCACCGAGACGGCCGTCGAAGACGTGTTGGGCATCCTCCTCACCGAGTCGAACGTCCGTGTGCGCTACTCGCCGTCGTGCTTGCAGGCCATCCTCGAGGCCTACGACCTCGGTCCCGACGACACCATCGCCGACCTCTTCGAGAAGGTCCAAGACGACCGCGGGATGGTCTTCCCGCCGGAAAACGTCTGA
- the cheB gene encoding chemotaxis-specific protein-glutamate methyltransferase CheB, protein MTRAVVVDDSHFMRTVISDILEEGGIEVVAQAGDGEEGVRAVVEHDPDVVTMDVEMPSMDGIEAVEEIMATNPTPVLMLSAHTEDGAEATFEALEKGAVDFLAKPGGEVSTEISAHGDALVEKVRSATRADPESVEEVDDPAGTVDTDHGYVENPTLVVGASTGGPRVVERVLSSLPLEADLRVLVVQHMPDGFTGRFAERLDRRSEYDVCEATNNLRIGGGEAVVAKGDYHMEVAGFGNGRLRLRLQQEEAIHGVRPAIDVTMETAAEKIDGPLTGVVLTGMGSDGAAGIEAIKQAGGATLAQDEDTSSVFGIPARAIETGCVDSVRPADEMAKAILDTIRDNG, encoded by the coding sequence ATGACGCGGGCAGTCGTCGTCGATGACTCCCACTTCATGCGGACGGTCATCTCCGACATCCTCGAAGAGGGTGGAATCGAAGTCGTCGCACAGGCCGGAGACGGCGAGGAAGGGGTCCGAGCGGTCGTCGAACACGACCCCGACGTGGTGACGATGGACGTGGAGATGCCTTCCATGGACGGCATCGAGGCCGTCGAGGAGATAATGGCGACGAACCCGACCCCCGTACTGATGCTGTCGGCCCACACCGAGGACGGCGCGGAAGCGACGTTCGAGGCGTTGGAGAAAGGCGCGGTGGATTTTCTCGCAAAACCGGGCGGCGAGGTTTCGACCGAGATTTCGGCCCACGGAGACGCGCTGGTCGAGAAGGTTCGGTCGGCGACTCGCGCGGACCCCGAGTCGGTCGAGGAAGTGGACGACCCCGCCGGAACGGTCGATACAGACCACGGATACGTCGAGAACCCGACGCTCGTCGTCGGGGCCTCGACCGGCGGACCCCGCGTAGTCGAGCGCGTCCTGTCGAGTCTTCCGCTGGAGGCCGACCTCCGGGTGTTGGTCGTCCAGCACATGCCCGACGGTTTCACCGGTCGGTTCGCGGAGCGACTCGACCGTCGGAGCGAGTACGACGTGTGCGAGGCGACGAACAACCTCCGAATCGGCGGCGGCGAGGCAGTCGTGGCGAAAGGCGACTACCACATGGAAGTCGCCGGTTTCGGAAACGGCCGACTCCGCCTCCGCCTCCAACAGGAAGAGGCGATACACGGCGTGCGCCCGGCCATCGACGTGACGATGGAGACGGCCGCCGAGAAAATCGACGGGCCGCTGACTGGTGTCGTCCTCACCGGGATGGGTTCGGACGGCGCGGCAGGTATCGAAGCCATCAAGCAGGCGGGCGGGGCGACCCTCGCGCAGGACGAGGACACTTCTTCGGTGTTCGGCATCCCGGCCCGCGCTATCGAGACCGGATGCGTCGATTCGGTGCGTCCGGCCGACGAGATGGCGAAGGCGATTCTCGACACGATTCGTGATAACGGGTGA